A stretch of Cytophagales bacterium DNA encodes these proteins:
- a CDS encoding sigma-54 dependent transcriptional regulator produces the protein MEYKVNAEIQSIKQRFEIVGISSLLNNAIRVAMQVAPTDMSVLIQGESGAGKESFSKIIHSLSHRKHGQFIAINCGAIPEGTIDSELFGHEKGSFTGATDTRKGYFEVTNGGTIFLDEIGEMPLSTQARLLRVLENGEFIKVGSSKVQKTDVRVIAATNVELQSAIHKGKFREDLYYRLSTVPIKVPALRERGDDVLLLFKKFASDFSETYKTKPVFLNDDAKLILKAFRFPGNIRQLKNLVEQISVLELEREITADKLRDYLPKDQSNLPAVLEQAKGEENYSERDLLYKVLFDMKKDMSDMKKLILQLLQDNPSSSEILQEHQHLFNGVSPTATPSVTAPSTPPEVSTPLLIESKTEDEDDYEDIIEDIVHLPHEEDTLSLEKKEKELIIKALKKNNNKRKYAARDLGISERTLYRKIKQYEIESL, from the coding sequence ATGGAATACAAGGTCAACGCCGAAATACAATCCATCAAACAACGATTCGAAATCGTTGGCATTTCATCCTTGCTGAACAATGCCATTCGAGTGGCCATGCAAGTGGCTCCTACGGATATGAGTGTGCTCATACAAGGAGAAAGTGGTGCTGGAAAAGAGTCTTTTTCCAAGATCATTCACAGCTTGTCTCACCGCAAGCACGGCCAATTCATTGCTATCAATTGTGGAGCTATCCCGGAAGGTACAATTGATTCAGAGCTTTTTGGACATGAAAAAGGGTCTTTTACCGGAGCTACCGATACCAGAAAAGGATATTTCGAAGTAACCAACGGGGGTACCATCTTCCTTGATGAAATCGGCGAAATGCCCTTATCCACTCAAGCCCGATTGCTTCGTGTATTAGAAAATGGTGAATTCATCAAAGTCGGCTCTTCTAAAGTTCAGAAGACCGATGTACGTGTAATTGCAGCGACCAACGTGGAGTTGCAGAGTGCTATCCATAAAGGGAAATTCAGAGAAGACCTCTACTACCGATTGAGTACAGTTCCGATCAAAGTCCCAGCACTCAGAGAACGCGGTGACGATGTTTTGCTACTATTTAAAAAGTTTGCTTCAGACTTTTCTGAAACCTACAAAACGAAACCGGTTTTCCTTAACGATGATGCCAAACTCATCTTAAAAGCCTTCCGGTTTCCGGGAAATATCCGACAGCTTAAAAACCTGGTGGAGCAGATCAGTGTTCTTGAATTGGAGCGGGAAATCACTGCAGACAAGCTTCGGGATTACCTTCCCAAGGATCAAAGCAACCTCCCTGCGGTGCTGGAACAAGCCAAAGGCGAAGAAAACTATTCTGAAAGAGACCTACTCTACAAAGTATTGTTTGACATGAAAAAAGACATGTCAGACATGAAAAAATTGATTCTGCAATTGCTGCAGGACAACCCTTCAAGTAGTGAAATCTTACAGGAACATCAACACCTGTTCAATGGTGTTTCTCCTACTGCCACACCATCCGTAACCGCACCGAGTACTCCACCAGAAGTAAGTACACCTTTGCTGATTGAGTCTAAAACCGAGGACGAGGACGATTACGAAGACATTATCGAGGACATTGTGCACCTGCCCCATGAGGAAGACACACTTTCTTTGGAGAAAAAAGAAAAGGAATTGATTATAAAAGCGTTAAAGAAAAACAACAATAAACGAAAGTACGCTGCTCGGGATCTTGGCATTTCAGAGCGCACACTTTATCGCAAAATCAAGCAATATGAAATTGAAAGCCTCTAA
- a CDS encoding gamma carbonic anhydrase family protein, whose protein sequence is MAIVKEVRGFSPSHGEDCWFAENAVLVGDITMGDKCTVWFSAVVRGDVNFIRIGNNSNIQDNATVHGTYEQAGTTIGDNVTVGHNAIIHGCTLEDETLVGMGAIVMDNAVVKKGAIIAAGAVVLEGTIVEENSIYAGVPAKQVKKIDEKNRSMMKRIANNYVRYASWFQED, encoded by the coding sequence ATGGCTATTGTAAAAGAAGTGCGGGGGTTTTCACCCAGTCACGGAGAAGATTGTTGGTTTGCAGAGAATGCGGTATTGGTTGGAGACATTACCATGGGAGACAAATGCACGGTGTGGTTTAGTGCGGTGGTTAGGGGGGATGTAAACTTCATTCGGATTGGAAATAACTCGAATATTCAGGATAATGCAACGGTCCATGGGACCTATGAACAGGCTGGAACTACCATCGGGGATAATGTAACGGTAGGGCACAATGCCATCATCCATGGATGTACGCTGGAGGATGAAACGTTGGTTGGTATGGGGGCCATCGTGATGGACAATGCTGTTGTGAAAAAGGGTGCAATCATCGCGGCAGGAGCGGTAGTGCTGGAAGGTACGATTGTAGAAGAAAATTCTATTTACGCAGGTGTTCCTGCAAAACAGGTCAAAAAGATTGATGAAAAGAATCGCTCGATGATGAAGCGGATAGCCAACAATTACGTTCGCTATGCCAGCTGGTTTCAAGAAGATTAA
- the groL gene encoding chaperonin GroEL (60 kDa chaperone family; promotes refolding of misfolded polypeptides especially under stressful conditions; forms two stacked rings of heptamers to form a barrel-shaped 14mer; ends can be capped by GroES; misfolded proteins enter the barrel where they are refolded when GroES binds), whose amino-acid sequence MAKDIFFDTDARDQLKKGVDTLADAVKVTLGPKGRNVILDKKFGAPSVTKDGVSVAKEIELEESIENMGAQLLKEVASKTADDAGDGTTTATVLAQAIFGHGIKNVAAGANPMDLRRGVDKAVTAVVENLRGQSKEISTNDEIAQVATVSANNDAEVGSMIANAMDKVGKDGVITVEEAKGTETEVKTVEGMQFDRGYLSPYFVTNTDKMEAELESPYILIYDKKISNMKELLPVLEATAQTGKPLLIIAEDVEGEALATLVVNKIRGALKIAAVKAPGFGDRRKAMLEDIAILTGGTVISEERGYKLENATLDYLGTADKVNIDKDNTTIVNGAGTADDIQARVNQIKQQIENTTSDYDKEKLQERLAKLSGGVAILYIGAATEVEMKEKKDLVDDALHATRAAVQEGIVAGGGVALIRASASLDGISIDNGDQETGVNIIKAAIEAPLRTIVGNAGGEASVVVNNVKDGKDDYGYNAGTDEYVNMFSAGIIDPTKVTRLALENAASIAGLLLTTEAVVADRPEPEPPMPAGGGMPGGMGGMM is encoded by the coding sequence ATGGCAAAAGATATATTTTTCGATACAGATGCGAGAGATCAGCTGAAGAAAGGTGTAGATACCCTGGCTGACGCTGTAAAAGTGACATTGGGACCTAAAGGTCGAAATGTAATCCTTGACAAAAAGTTTGGTGCACCTTCTGTAACAAAGGATGGTGTTTCTGTGGCCAAAGAAATCGAATTGGAAGAGTCCATTGAAAACATGGGTGCTCAGCTATTGAAAGAAGTGGCTTCTAAAACTGCTGACGATGCTGGTGACGGTACCACTACTGCTACCGTATTGGCGCAAGCAATCTTTGGTCACGGAATCAAAAACGTAGCAGCTGGTGCTAACCCAATGGACCTTAGAAGAGGAGTTGACAAAGCAGTGACTGCTGTTGTCGAGAACCTGAGAGGACAATCAAAAGAGATTTCTACTAACGACGAGATTGCTCAAGTGGCTACCGTTTCTGCTAACAATGATGCAGAAGTTGGTTCTATGATCGCAAATGCGATGGACAAAGTAGGAAAAGATGGTGTGATCACTGTTGAAGAAGCAAAAGGTACTGAAACAGAAGTAAAAACTGTTGAAGGTATGCAATTTGACAGAGGATACCTTTCTCCTTACTTCGTAACCAACACAGACAAGATGGAAGCTGAGCTGGAAAGCCCATACATCTTGATCTACGACAAGAAGATCTCCAACATGAAGGAGTTGTTGCCGGTATTGGAAGCGACTGCTCAGACTGGAAAGCCTTTGTTGATCATCGCTGAAGATGTAGAAGGTGAAGCGTTGGCTACTTTGGTAGTGAACAAGATCAGAGGTGCACTGAAAATCGCTGCTGTGAAGGCTCCAGGTTTCGGTGACCGAAGAAAAGCAATGTTGGAAGATATCGCCATCCTGACTGGTGGAACTGTGATCTCTGAAGAAAGAGGCTACAAATTGGAAAACGCTACTTTGGATTATCTTGGAACTGCTGACAAAGTAAATATCGATAAAGACAATACTACTATTGTAAACGGTGCTGGCACTGCTGATGATATCCAGGCGAGAGTAAACCAAATCAAGCAGCAAATCGAAAACACAACTTCTGATTACGACAAAGAGAAGTTGCAAGAGCGATTGGCTAAGCTTTCTGGTGGTGTGGCTATCCTTTACATTGGTGCTGCTACTGAAGTAGAAATGAAAGAGAAGAAAGATTTGGTTGACGATGCATTGCACGCGACTCGAGCTGCTGTACAAGAAGGTATCGTAGCTGGTGGTGGTGTCGCATTGATCAGAGCAAGCGCTTCTTTGGATGGCATCTCAATTGACAATGGTGATCAGGAAACTGGTGTAAACATCATCAAAGCTGCAATCGAAGCTCCTTTAAGAACAATCGTTGGAAACGCTGGTGGTGAAGCTTCAGTTGTTGTGAACAATGTGAAAGACGGAAAAGATGATTACGGTTACAACGCCGGAACAGACGAGTACGTGAACATGTTCTCTGCTGGTATCATCGACCCTACTAAAGTGACTCGATTGGCACTTGAGAATGCTGCATCTATCGCTGGTCTGTTGTTGACCACTGAGGCGGTTGTAGCTGATCGACCTGAGCCCGAGCCTCCAATGCCTGCTGGCGGCGGAATGCCTGGTGGCATGGGTGGCATGATGTAA
- a CDS encoding co-chaperone GroES, whose protein sequence is MSKVNFKPLADRVLVEPAAAEEKTASGLYIPDTAKEKPQRGTIVAIGTGKPDEPITVKEGDTVLYGKYSGTEISIDGTDYLIMKETDIYGII, encoded by the coding sequence ATGTCAAAAGTTAACTTCAAACCACTTGCCGATAGAGTCCTAGTGGAACCTGCGGCAGCCGAAGAAAAAACTGCATCAGGATTGTATATTCCTGACACTGCAAAAGAGAAACCTCAAAGAGGAACAATCGTGGCAATTGGAACAGGTAAACCGGATGAGCCTATCACAGTAAAAGAAGGAGATACCGTACTTTACGGAAAATACTCTGGTACTGAGATCAGCATCGACGGTACAGATTACCTCATCATGAAAGAAACTGATATCTACGGAATCATATAA
- a CDS encoding sodium:solute symporter family protein, with translation MTYIIVTLSYILILTGIIIYKSRTVKSEEDFVVAGRSVPVYLLVGTLVTTWIGSGSLFGTAGLTFQVGFSELWFSLGAWVGILAVYFIAARVRRISQFTLTDILEKRYSPLARLLGTITIIVAYLIIAGYQFKGGGRFLAILTEGAISIETGMLITFLIIIVFTALAGMVSIVSIDIFNGIIMIVGIILAVPFAINGFGGWDQVVSTINEVSPDHLSVLEGHEPFWYVGIMLPTLILLLSESSVYQKFSSAKDAASAKKAVMGMFIGVVTIEFLMCLLAVVGFAIYSDDPRFFLPDGSINAAVSEEVILRIGFEKLPAFVGSLLFAGGAAIILSTGNTFLMVTSTNLSRDILEKYFIKNPSDKKKLVMQRIAIVVLGLLAFLIMTQFEAILDMAFISYTMIGASLAPPLLATFFWKRVTKEGGIASILAGMLTVVFIEVMNRTLDAPLDLGIISFPFDAKMIAIPALLMSIIALVGVSLLTKPTPKEIVDPFFEEE, from the coding sequence ATGACCTACATCATTGTCACCCTCTCCTACATTTTAATTCTGACCGGAATTATCATCTATAAAAGTCGCACGGTCAAAAGTGAAGAAGATTTTGTCGTCGCAGGTAGAAGTGTGCCAGTCTATCTACTGGTTGGAACCCTCGTAACGACCTGGATCGGCTCTGGGAGTTTATTTGGAACAGCAGGACTGACATTTCAAGTAGGATTTTCCGAATTGTGGTTTTCGTTAGGCGCATGGGTCGGGATTTTGGCTGTTTATTTCATTGCCGCCAGGGTCAGACGCATATCTCAATTTACATTGACTGATATCCTGGAAAAACGATATTCTCCTCTTGCAAGATTATTAGGCACCATCACGATCATCGTGGCTTACTTAATTATTGCTGGGTACCAATTCAAAGGTGGAGGTAGGTTCCTGGCCATTCTTACAGAAGGTGCTATCAGTATTGAAACCGGGATGTTGATTACATTCCTAATCATCATTGTTTTTACCGCCCTTGCAGGTATGGTCTCGATCGTATCCATCGATATATTTAATGGCATCATCATGATTGTAGGCATCATCCTCGCCGTGCCATTCGCAATCAATGGATTTGGTGGCTGGGACCAGGTAGTTAGCACCATCAATGAAGTGAGTCCTGATCATTTATCCGTATTGGAAGGACATGAACCATTTTGGTATGTTGGCATCATGCTACCCACATTGATTCTGCTACTTAGTGAAAGTAGTGTCTATCAGAAATTCTCTTCCGCAAAAGATGCAGCATCGGCGAAAAAGGCTGTGATGGGAATGTTCATAGGTGTTGTAACCATTGAGTTTTTGATGTGCCTGTTGGCTGTGGTAGGTTTTGCTATTTACTCCGACGATCCCAGGTTCTTCCTACCAGATGGCTCCATCAATGCGGCCGTTTCCGAAGAAGTCATCTTAAGAATTGGATTTGAGAAACTTCCAGCATTTGTCGGGTCATTATTATTTGCTGGTGGAGCTGCGATCATTCTGTCTACTGGAAATACGTTCCTGATGGTGACCTCTACCAACTTATCAAGGGATATTCTTGAAAAGTATTTCATCAAAAACCCTTCAGACAAAAAGAAACTGGTCATGCAACGAATTGCCATCGTAGTGCTTGGACTGCTTGCATTCCTGATCATGACACAATTTGAAGCCATCCTGGACATGGCATTCATTTCCTATACCATGATCGGTGCCTCTCTCGCACCTCCTTTATTGGCTACCTTCTTCTGGAAAAGAGTGACCAAAGAAGGTGGCATCGCCTCCATTTTGGCGGGTATGTTAACGGTGGTATTCATTGAAGTAATGAACAGGACGCTGGATGCTCCATTGGACCTTGGGATCATTTCTTTCCCATTTGATGCCAAAATGATTGCTATTCCGGCCCTGTTAATGTCCATCATTGCACTTGTTGGTGTGAGTCTTTTAACCAAGCCCACACCAAAAGAAATTGTCGATCCGTTTTTCGAGGAAGAATAA
- the secG gene encoding preprotein translocase subunit SecG, whose product MYVIIGLILVLAVFLILVVLAQNPKGGGLSSQFGGSGASQLMGVKKTGDFLEKATWGAAIAILLLSLSTNFFLETENTLEPSSPNLENTQAPTPALPTFDEGSSLPADLVEGDSTGGN is encoded by the coding sequence ATGTACGTAATCATCGGACTGATTCTGGTCCTAGCCGTTTTTTTAATCTTAGTTGTCCTTGCTCAAAACCCTAAAGGAGGTGGACTCTCCAGCCAATTTGGTGGCAGTGGTGCCTCTCAATTGATGGGTGTAAAAAAGACTGGAGATTTTCTGGAAAAAGCGACCTGGGGAGCAGCGATCGCCATTCTGTTGCTTTCATTGAGCACTAACTTCTTCCTGGAGACTGAAAACACCCTGGAACCATCAAGCCCCAACCTTGAAAATACCCAGGCCCCTACTCCAGCATTGCCTACATTTGATGAAGGCTCCTCTTTACCTGCCGATTTAGTAGAAGGTGACTCTACAGGCGGCAATTAA
- a CDS encoding phage holin family protein yields the protein MNFFLKMILSSVAVIIVSYLLPGVYVEDFIAAFILAIVLSILNGLVKPILIIFTIPLTFFTLGLFLLVINAIIILMADGLVPGFQVDGFWWALIFSILLSITNSMLSDLSKSKEK from the coding sequence ATGAATTTTTTCTTAAAAATGATCCTGTCCTCCGTTGCTGTGATCATCGTATCTTACCTGTTGCCAGGGGTATACGTGGAGGACTTTATTGCAGCATTTATTCTGGCTATTGTTTTATCCATTCTTAATGGATTGGTAAAGCCTATCCTGATCATATTCACCATACCGCTAACCTTTTTTACACTGGGCCTGTTTTTATTGGTCATCAATGCAATCATCATATTAATGGCGGATGGACTGGTACCGGGTTTTCAGGTAGACGGATTTTGGTGGGCACTGATTTTCAGCATCCTACTTTCAATTACCAATTCAATGTTATCGGATTTGAGTAAGTCGAAAGAGAAATAA
- the lptE gene encoding LPS assembly lipoprotein LptE: protein MKLKASNLFLISLLFPLLGCGVYGFTGASISPDTKTISIQTFYNNAVLGPSNMSVLFTERIKDYYQQNTNLALVDDNGDLQLDGYIADYKITPVAANAAGRSSGQDLSTLSRVTITVFATYVNVNDDTFDFEKRFSFFVDFDQNLDLSANEQGFVEEIFDQIVIDIFNASVANW from the coding sequence ATGAAATTGAAAGCCTCTAATTTATTCCTGATCTCGCTCTTATTTCCGCTTCTTGGATGCGGCGTTTATGGATTTACGGGTGCCTCTATTTCCCCAGACACCAAGACCATCTCTATCCAGACATTCTATAATAACGCAGTGCTTGGTCCCTCTAATATGAGTGTATTATTCACTGAACGGATCAAAGATTACTACCAGCAAAATACAAACCTGGCATTGGTCGATGATAATGGAGACCTTCAATTAGATGGTTACATTGCTGATTATAAGATCACTCCTGTGGCGGCGAACGCAGCCGGAAGATCATCAGGACAGGACCTATCAACGCTTTCACGCGTTACCATCACTGTCTTTGCGACTTATGTCAATGTCAATGATGACACCTTTGATTTTGAAAAGCGCTTCTCTTTTTTCGTGGACTTTGACCAAAATCTGGATCTAAGTGCTAACGAGCAAGGCTTTGTCGAAGAAATATTTGATCAGATCGTGATCGATATCTTTAACGCCTCCGTGGCGAATTGGTAA
- the miaB gene encoding tRNA (N6-isopentenyl adenosine(37)-C2)-methylthiotransferase MiaB translates to MEGVIEDISILKEEQEESCEVKVTKDEQNHQGRKLYIESYGCQMNFSDSEIVTSILQKDGFGTTSNFEEADVILLNTCSIREKAELTVRKRLNQFNKIKQDRPEITVGVLGCMAERLKAQLLEEEKIVDLVAGPDAYRDLPNLVSEAASGNKGVNTFLSRDETYADISPVRLNSNGVTAFISIMRGCDNMCSFCVVPFTRGRERSRDPHSIVAEAQQLFDAGYREVTLLGQNVDSYKWSAVENNKARLNKAGIEEVINFAGLLEMVAKVDPQLRVRFSTSHPKDITDDVLHTMKQYNNICKYIHLPAQSGNSRVLELMNRTYSREWYLDRVAAIRRILGEDCGISSDMIAGFCTETEKEHQETLSLMDIVKYDFSYMFYYSERPGTLAAKKYEDDIPLDVKKRRLSEIIARQQEISLKRNQRDIGKVFEVLIEGKSKRSDQQLQGRNSANKVVIFDDPGLEKGTYAKVKVTDCTAATLLGELVN, encoded by the coding sequence ATGGAAGGCGTAATTGAGGATATCTCGATATTGAAGGAAGAACAAGAAGAATCTTGTGAAGTAAAAGTTACCAAAGACGAACAAAATCATCAAGGGAGGAAGCTATACATCGAAAGCTATGGCTGTCAAATGAATTTCTCTGATAGTGAGATCGTTACGTCCATTCTACAAAAGGATGGATTTGGTACAACATCGAATTTTGAAGAAGCAGATGTGATCCTTCTCAACACTTGCTCAATAAGAGAAAAGGCAGAATTAACCGTAAGAAAAAGGCTCAATCAATTCAACAAGATCAAACAAGATCGACCCGAAATCACCGTGGGTGTGCTGGGCTGCATGGCCGAAAGACTTAAAGCGCAACTGCTGGAAGAGGAAAAAATAGTGGATCTGGTGGCCGGACCTGATGCTTATCGTGACCTACCTAACCTGGTCAGCGAAGCTGCGTCGGGAAATAAAGGCGTCAATACATTCTTGTCCAGAGATGAGACTTACGCCGACATCTCCCCTGTACGATTGAATTCCAATGGTGTAACTGCTTTCATCTCGATCATGAGAGGCTGTGACAACATGTGTTCATTCTGCGTCGTACCTTTCACAAGAGGTCGTGAAAGAAGCCGTGACCCACACTCTATCGTAGCAGAAGCGCAACAATTGTTTGATGCCGGATATAGAGAAGTAACGCTTCTTGGTCAAAATGTAGACTCCTATAAATGGTCCGCAGTAGAAAACAACAAAGCTCGTCTGAATAAGGCGGGAATCGAAGAAGTCATCAATTTTGCCGGCTTATTGGAAATGGTGGCCAAAGTAGACCCTCAACTTCGTGTAAGGTTTTCTACTTCTCATCCAAAAGACATCACTGATGATGTACTGCACACGATGAAGCAGTACAATAATATCTGCAAATACATCCATTTGCCTGCTCAAAGTGGCAACTCTCGCGTACTTGAACTCATGAACCGTACCTACAGTAGGGAATGGTACCTGGACCGTGTAGCAGCGATCCGTCGAATTCTTGGCGAAGATTGTGGGATCAGTTCTGATATGATTGCGGGCTTCTGTACAGAAACTGAGAAAGAACATCAGGAAACCCTGAGCTTGATGGACATTGTCAAATATGACTTTTCTTACATGTTCTATTACTCGGAACGTCCGGGAACACTAGCAGCGAAAAAATACGAAGACGACATTCCTCTTGATGTTAAGAAAAGAAGATTGAGCGAGATCATTGCTCGTCAACAGGAAATTTCTCTTAAACGAAATCAAAGAGATATCGGTAAAGTATTTGAAGTATTGATTGAAGGTAAAAGCAAGCGCTCCGATCAGCAATTGCAAGGAAGAAACTCCGCCAATAAAGTAGTCATTTTTGATGATCCCGGACTGGAGAAAGGCACTTATGCCAAAGTGAAAGTGACTGATTGTACGGCTGCTACCCTTTTGGGTGAACTCGTAAATTGA
- a CDS encoding type IX secretion system membrane protein PorP/SprF: MKTLKYGLLLLCSLIILGTVEAQQRAITSTYMYNGLVINPAYAGSLNVLSLTGVHRDQWVNVDGAPQFQVFTGHTSLLSNRIGVGLTVSKDQIGVHDDVGVFGSYAYKIRTNIGILAMGLQAGFNSRTSDFSNLSLLDNNDPFLFGQQSNFTPNFGTGLYFANPDFFLGVSVPYILENRVYDELDLGSSNLPPVDKSFLNSRESRYYYVTSGGVIHLSSKIKLNPSFLLRIQEEQKVGWDINVNVIFDEIAYVGTNVRRGGDLTFLGQLILNENFRIGYAYDAITNNLNDYSAGSHEIMVNYRIKLRNYKKDPGCPVYF, translated from the coding sequence ATGAAGACATTAAAGTATGGACTGTTGCTTTTGTGTTCCCTGATTATATTAGGGACAGTGGAGGCGCAACAACGGGCGATTACTTCTACCTACATGTACAATGGGCTGGTCATCAATCCAGCCTATGCAGGTAGCTTAAATGTATTGTCACTGACTGGTGTTCATCGTGACCAGTGGGTCAATGTGGATGGAGCACCTCAATTTCAGGTATTTACCGGGCATACTTCACTGCTCTCCAATCGGATTGGCGTAGGCCTCACGGTCTCCAAGGATCAAATTGGTGTCCATGACGATGTGGGTGTTTTCGGTAGTTATGCCTATAAGATCCGAACCAATATCGGTATCCTCGCCATGGGATTGCAAGCTGGCTTTAACAGCCGGACTTCAGATTTTAGCAACTTGTCGCTGCTCGACAATAATGATCCTTTCTTATTTGGACAACAGAGCAACTTCACTCCAAACTTTGGGACTGGGCTATATTTTGCCAATCCTGATTTCTTCTTGGGTGTTTCTGTCCCTTACATCCTGGAAAACCGAGTTTACGATGAACTGGATCTTGGAAGTTCTAACTTACCACCTGTCGATAAGTCTTTTCTAAATTCACGGGAGAGTCGATATTATTACGTCACTTCAGGAGGAGTAATTCATCTCTCCAGCAAGATAAAACTCAACCCCTCTTTCCTGTTACGCATTCAGGAAGAACAAAAAGTCGGTTGGGACATCAACGTGAATGTGATCTTTGATGAAATTGCTTATGTAGGTACGAATGTACGACGAGGTGGCGACCTGACATTTCTAGGTCAGCTCATTCTGAATGAGAACTTTAGAATTGGATATGCTTACGATGCTATTACCAATAACCTCAACGACTACTCCGCTGGTAGCCATGAGATCATGGTGAATTATCGCATCAAATTGAGGAATTATAAGAAAGATCCCGGTTGCCCGGTATATTTCTAA